In the Commensalibacter nepenthis genome, GGTTGTCTTAAAAGGTTAGTGATATTAAATTCTTCTTGAGTTCCAGTATAGGCGATCAAGTCTTTGACGTGTAACATGCCAATAATATTGTCGAGTTCAGTATGATATACTGGGACGCGAGAATGATTTTCATGGCGCATGACCTCAAGTACCTTTTCCAAGGTAATTGTATCCTCAATGGCAAATATATCGGCTCTTGGCACCATAACGTCATCTGCTGTTTTGCCACGCAGGCGTAAAATATTAGAGATTAATAAGCGTTCTTGAGTACTAAGTTCTTCGGTATTAGCATGTTGGGGGGATTGATCGTTAGCGTTTTCTTCGTCAACCAAATTGACAATGGATTGACGTAAGCTGGGATGTTTACTTTTATATATCCAACGTGAAACAACTGATTTAAAACGTTTGGGTTTTTGCTGAGAGGAATTTTGTCCGTTATCAAATGGTGAGTTATTTGCAGAACCAGAGCCACGAGGCATTATTATATACTCCGTGAGGGATAGAGTTTCCAAGGATTGGGAATATTAAGTTTCTGTAATAAAACTGCTTCTCTCATTTCCATTTCTTTGGCTTCGTTGACATAAATATGGTCGTAACCTTGTAAATGCAATAAGCCATGAATCATTAAATGCGCCAAATGATGCATAAAAGGTCTTTTATTGTGCTGTGCTTCTTTTTGAATCGTTTGCAGTGCAAAAATAATATCACCGCCTATCATACCCCCACCAGGTAATTCAAAGGTTAATACGTTGGTAGGTTTGTTTTTCCCTCTGAATTGATCATTCAGTTTTTTAATTGAAAGATCATTGGAAAAACATAAATTGGTATCTTCGGTAATAGGAAGAATTTGATGGATACGATAGATCAATGGCAATAATTTAGGCATAAAACGCCGCCATTGTTGCTCTTGTATAATTAAATTTTCATTAAGGCTATGGCGGATTTGATAAATTGGCTGCATGGATTTATAAATGTTTTATGTTTTCTGAAAATCTGGATGTTGTTGTGCGTAACGCTTGTCATATGCTTTCACAATTCGACCAACCAAAGGATGCCTGACAACATCTTGGGCTTGGAAACGCATGATTTCAATGCCTTGAATTCCTTCCAACGTTTCAACAGCATCTTTTAATCCTGATTTGATATTAGAAGGCAAATCAATTTGGCTGAGATCCCCTGTAATCACCATTCTGGATCCTGGTCCTAAACGTGTTAAAAACATCTTCATTTGTGCAGTGGTGGTGTTTTGCGCTTCATCCAGAATAACATAAGCATGTTCAAGCGTACGCCCTCTCATAAACGCAAGAGGGGCGACTTCGATTTCACCATTGGTTAACCGTTTAATGACTTGATCGCCAGGCATCATGGCATGGAGTGCATCATATAAAGGACGTAAATAAGGGTCGATTTTTTCCTTCATATCCCCAGGTAAAAAGCCCAATCGTTCGCCCGCCTCTACAGCAGGACGAGATAAAATAATACGATCTACCTGACCAGACAACAACATTGAAACAGCTTGTGCAACGGCAAGGAAGGTCTTGCCCGTGCCAGCAGGACCAATTCCAAAAACCATTTCATGTTTGAGTAGTAGTTTAAGATACTCCGCCTGCCCAGCCGTGCGTGCAGAAATTGTTCCTCGGCGTGTCGTAATACTGGGGGCATTGCTGGGTATCACATCAGCTTGTTCAGGAGAGGAAGCCTGAGAATATGTGCTGGTTTCCAGCAACCCATCTTGGGTCATACGAATAATCGTATCAACGACAGTCGAATTAATGTCTTTTTGATGATAAATATGGTTATAAAGATTGCTAAGAACGGCTTTACCAAGCTCGACTTGTTGTATATTCCCTTCAATAACAACATAATTTCCTCGGCAACCTAAGCTTACTTGAAGCTCTTTTTCAATTTGCATCAAGTAACGATCATGTTCGCCGATCAAATGTGCTAGGACAAGATTGTCACTAAACTGCAATGTTGTTTTCAACGAGGACGCGTCTAGTGGTTCTTCTGAAACGATAAAAGGGCGGTTATCGGTTTGTTTGCTCAATGGGATGTGCTTTCTTTGACAAGATATCCTGATAGAGAAAAAGTAAGGCATTCATCTATTTCTACCATACATTCTTGACCAATCAAACTATCATTTCCTTGAGCATGAACGGCTTGTAAATAAGGGGACTTGCCAGCGATTTGCCCTTCTTTACGACCTTTATGGGTAAAAAGAATGGGAATCTTGCGTCCAACAGTATCTTTGTTGAATTGTGTTTGCTGATCTTTTAATACAGCTTGTAATTCTTGCAAACGTGCATCTTTTTCGGGTTCTGCGATTTGATTCATTGAAACCGCAGCAGAAGTGCCAGGACGAGGTGAGTATTTAAAAGAATAGGCTTGTGCAAAGGTAATATCGTTGACCAATTTCATCGTTGCTTTGAAATCATCGATGCTTTCACCTGGGTGCCCGATGATAAAGTCTGAGGATAACGCAATATCAGGTCTGGCTTTTTTTAATTTTTCTATAATTGCGTAATATTCACTGACCGTATGCCCTCGATTCATCGATTTTAAAATTCGGTCTGACCCTGATTGGACAGGTAAATGCAAAAATGGCATTAAAGCGGGTAAATCACGATGTGCTGCAATGAGGGAATCGTTCATATCATTTGGATGAGAGGTCGTGTAACGAATACGAAGCAACCCTGGAATGGTCGATAATTTTTCAGCCAGTTTGACCAAATCCCAAATATTTCCATCAGGACCTTGACCGTGATACGCGTTGACATTTTGACCAAGTAATGAAATCTCTCTGACACCAAGGCTGCATAAATGGGTTGCTTCATCGATAATGGCTTGTACAGGACGGCTTTCTTCTGCACCCCTTGTATAAGGAACCACACAAAAAGAGCAAAATTTATCACAGCCTTCTTGGATGGTTAGAAAGGCTGTATATCCTTGCGATTTATCGGGCGCGGGTAAGAAATCAAATTTACTTTCGGTTGGAAAGTCTGTTTCAATCACATTACCCGATTTGCGAGCGACATCTAATATCATCTTAGGTAGCCGATGATAGGTTTGGGGTCCAAAAACAATATCAACATAAGGAGCACGTTTGAGAATAATTTCACCCTCAGCTTGTGCAACGCAGCCCGCCACAGCGATTAATGTTGGATTACCTTGCTCTTCACGATATTCTTTGATTTGTCTTAATCTTCCCAGCTCAGAAAAGACTTTTTCAGTTGCTTTGTCACGAATATGGCATGTGTTTAAAATTAATACATCAGCTTTTTCAGCCTCGTCAGTTACTTTATAACCAAGGGGACGTAATAAATCGACCATACGATTACTGTCATACACATTCATTTGGCATCCCCATGTAATCACATGCAAATAACGTTTTGGTATCGTTTGTGTAGACTGAGCAATTTGAGAAAAACTGGTATCAACCATTCGGTAAGCAACCTATTATAAATAAAAAAGACAGCAAGGTTCTTATTTTTAACAAGAAAAATTGAACCAAGCTATCTTTTTATAAAAATAAAGGCGTTGAGACAAGTATTTTATAAACGTTTAACCGTTAGGTTCGAAGAAAAAATATCCCCATCAAAACGAATCGCACCTTGTAAATTTTGAGAAAGCGTTTCAAAGTGTTTTTGGAACATTTTCGCCAGTTCTTCTGCTTGTCTATGATAGGCTTGTGGATCCGCCCAACAGAGTGCTGGATTTAACAACTCACTTGGGATTCCATTTACTTTTGTGGGTATTTGCAATCCAAAATGTTTTTCTGTTTCAAAAGGCACGTCTTTTAACGAATGATTCAACGCCATATGCAATAATTGACGGGTATGAGGTAAAGAAAAACGTTTGCCAATCCCGTATGGACCACCGCTCCAACCGGTATTGATTAACCAGCATTGAATGTCAGGATTTTCTTCTAATCGCTTCATTAACAGCGCCCCATACACATCTGCAGGTCTTGGCAAGAACGGGGCACCAAAACAAGGGCTAAATGTAGCTTTTGGCTCTTTGCCTAATCCGCTTTCTGTGCCAGCAATACGTGCTGTATACCCCATTAAGAAATGAAAGATCGCTTGTGCATTGGTCAGTTTTGAAATAGGAGGTAAGACACCAAACGCGTCTGCGGTCAACATCACGATATTTAAAGGAAGACCACCTTTGCCAGATGTGGAGGCATTGGGAATGAAATCAACAGGATAACAAGAACGCGTATTTTCTGTTAAAGAGTTGTTATCAAAATCAGGAGAAGCATCCGTATTTAAAATAACATTTTCTAAGACTGAGCCAAATCGTAAAGATGCACTCCAGATTTCAGGTTCGGTTTTTTTATTAAGATTAATTACTTTGGCATAACATCCGCCTTCAATATTGAAGATACCTGTTTTTGACCAACCATGTTCGTCATCACCAATTAAAATACGTTCAGGATCAGAGGATAAAGTAGTTTTACCTGTTCCAGAAAGACCAAAGAAAATAGCAACGTCACCGTCCTGACCAATATTAGCAGAACAATGCATTGGCAAAATATTTTCAGCAGGAAGCTGCCAATTCATCGCAGAGAAAATAGATTTTTTAATCTCTCCAGCATATTGTGTGCCGCAAATAACAATTAATTTTTCTTTGAAAGAAGTGGTAACAGCCGTTGATCCATGTGTGCCACATCTGTCCGCATTTAAAAACAGATGAGGGGCATGTAAAATTGTATAAGGTTGTCTGTTATTTTGTTTAACAGATTCTTTTTCTTCCTCGCTTAAATCTTCGGGTCTGACAAACATATTCTTGGCAAAAAGAGCATGCCAAGCACTGGTTGTAATTAATCGGATTGGTGTGCAACAATTCATATCACGCCCTGCATACAGGTCTTGAATATATAATGGTTGTCCCTGAAGATAACCGCCAACTTCTGACAATAATTGCGTAAAATGAGCAGGGGAGAGTTTATGATTAATATCCCCCCATTGAATTTGATCGCGAACTTCGTCTTCATCGACAACGAATTTATCGCCAGCGGCGCGCCCTGTGAACTGTCCTGTTTTAACAACAAAGGCACCGTCTTTGGACAAGGTTCCTTCTTGGTTGCTAATGGCATGTTCGATTAATGTGGCGCGGGAAAGATTGATATATAAAGTTGGTGCTTTTATTATTCCCGTTCCTTGTAGAAAGCCGGCAATAGCATTGTCAACTTGTTCGTGATACCCATGTGTATAGGAAAGGCTTAGCGTTGCTCCTGTAACATAAGGTTTTATCACATCATGAGGTAAAGAGGATGCGTTTGTCATAATTTTCAGAACCTTGAATGATATTAAATAGGTTCATCTTATTAAATAGAGTAAAATATTCAAAAGGCTATTCACAAAAGCGCTAGGTCTTATCAACAGTTATTGAAATATTTTGCAATATTACGGTTAATATTAAAAAAAATAATAGTTCAAATAAGTTATATTATTTTTTTAATATCCTCCTCAGATTTCCCTTGTCTTAAATAAGCTGTACCTGTCGCAATAATATCCCATGTTTTTTGTGATAATTGCTTTCTGTTTTTAAACTCTTCGGGATAAAGTGGTTCATGATAAATGATAGAGGCTCTCATATCAGACCATTTACAAAAATCCCATAAATGAGGTGTCAGCTCCATATCGCCATACCAAGAATAGATAGGGCGGCGTAGGCGATTGACTGGCAACATACCCAGACGATCATATACAACTGAAATTGGTTGGATGATTGGGATAGGATAGGCAACAGTTTTGCTGATGGGTTTTGCCAACACAAAGAAAGAAGATAGAAATGGCGCAAGATGAGACCCCTCGGTTGAGGTGCCTTCTGGAAATAAAATTAGATTTCCACCTTCTTCTAATCTTTTTTCCATGGTTTGTTGTTCTTTGATTGTCGATTGACGCTGTCTACTGACAAATAAAACGCGCCCTAAACGACATAATGTACTAATCACTGGCCAAGAGCCAATTTCTTCTTTGGCGACAAAAGCTCCTGGTAATAATCCTCCAATGGATGCAATATCCAGCCAAGAAGTATGATTGACGATATAAATAATAGGTCGTTTTTGTGAGCCAGATTGATGTTTTTGTTCTGCAAGTTTTCCAAATATACGCAGGTCAAGCCCTAATATTCTAGAAACGTTACGCCAATAAAAACGTGCAAAATTAATTTTCGCAGAGCCAGGTAGTTTGATAAACAGGCTTTGAAAAGGCATACAAAGAATAGTCCATATCAAGACAATGCTAATCTTTTTTGCGGCTCTGATTCTTTGATAAATAGTCGAAAATTTAGATAAAAAATGAGGGTATGTAATAGGTGATTGATGAATATCAAGTTGTATAAAATGCTTTTTTTGGTTAGGAGAACGCAAAGGGGAATGTTTCATCTGTGACGAGGTTGGTTTGCACAATATTTTTTGTAAATTTCGTTTGAAAAAGGATAAGTATTTCAAGGTATGACAGCTGCTTATTACAAAGGTTTTGAAAATTGGGTAAAATGTTCTACTAACAATTGTCGGCATTCTATAAGAAGTTAAAAAGAACTACAAGGATATGTCTTATAATACGTTTTAAAAATGTTGTACTTATATCACAACATCTTTATAGTGCCAATATTTATAAATTATACATGGTTTTTCATAATGATGTGCTGTGAAATGTTTTATATATAAGGTTAAATAGGTCGTCACACTATATGCTCAGATTAATTTTGTCTTTCTTAACAATCGATGCCGAATAAAAATACTGTAATTATATCAATAGGATAGAGGGAATAAAGATTTGTTGTTCACTGAACTGCAATTAAGTTACTTTTATTGTATAAAAAAGATAAGACCCTCAAAAATAGCTTTCTGCTTGTGTTGGGGGGTGGTTGCAGGGACTTTTTCCTCGACATATGTCGCAATGGCAGCCGACCCTCAGACTTATAGAGTAGAAATAAGACCAACAGGCAATAAGGATATTGATGCCACTTTATCCGATGTGTCAAGCCTTGTGTCTTTGAAAAAAACCAAACCTGTCGGAGCATTTGCCTTGGCTGGGCGGGTAAAGGGCGACTATGATCGTCTGCAAAGTGCAATGGATAGCTTTGGATATTACAATGCTAAAATACACATTAAACTTGGTGCAGGAAAAGCCTTGGCAAACGTTGACGAGGATAAGAAAAAAGACAAAACAGAATCGGATATACATCAAGTTACTCAATTAACCAACGCAATGGATGGCAGTAACCCCGACCTACCTAGCTTTATTGCAAATATTCCTGAAAAAACAGAGGCGGTTATCGTTGTTGAGATTGATAAAGGGGATCAATACCATCTTGGTAAAATAGAGTTGGTGGAAAATAAACCAATAATACCACAACCTGTCAAAAGTTCGACACCATCAAACCCCAAGCCTCAAGTAACCACTCAACCCATAACATTAACCCCAGATCAGCAAAAAGCCTTTGGGTTAAAGTCTGGACAATCTGCCATATCCGCCGATGTTGTTGCAGCGAAGGGGCGTTTATTGACAGCGTTGCGAGAAGATGGGCATGCATTGGCAAAGATCAATGATCCTGTGGCTTATTTGCGCCCAGATACGAAAACACTCGATATTGTGTATCAAGTCAATCCTGGACCGATAGTTGACTTGGGGGATATTGACTTTAAAGGATTGAAAAAAGTTAACGAAGCTTTTGTGCGTAAGCGTTTATTATTGCATGATGGTCAGTTATATCAGCCTTCGAAAATAGAATCCGCGCGACAAGATTTGGCTTCTTTGGGTGTTTTTTCCAGTATTGATGCCACCGCAGCAACAAAGCTCGATGCGAATGGCAAATTACCCTTGGTGCTAACTTTCAAAGAATCAAAACGAAGGTCTGTTAGCTTTGAAGCAGGATACTCAACAGATTTAGGCGGACGTTTAGGGGTGCGTTGGGCGCATCGTAATTTGTTTGGCAATGCTGAAAAACTGAATATTGCGGCTTTGGCGACGGGACTAGGTGGCACAGCACAAAAAGGATTGGGATATGATATTTATGCTGATTTTACCAAGCCTGATTTTGGACGCAGAGATCAAGATCTGAATGCACGTATCGAAGCGGTTAAACAAAAATTATATTCGTACAATCAAACCGCGTTTTTAATCAAAGGGGGGCTGAATCGGAAAATCAATAAACGGTGGAGGGCTTCTGTTTATTTAGGCGCGATACAAGAGCGCATTATTCAGCAACATATACGCAATGACTATACGATGATTAACGTGCCATTAAATGTTCGATATGACAGCACAGATTTGGACAGCCCAATGATGTCGCCAACTCATGGAATGAAGGGATCGGTTTCCGTAACACCGACAACTTCTTTTGGTGATGGTACGATTTTCTTTGCAATATTAGAAGGTAGTGCTTCAACATATTTAGACCTTGCAAAAATAGGTTTAACAGATCCAGGGGATAGTGTGTTTGCATTCAGAGGAACGGTCGGAAGTATTCAAGGAGCCTCAAGAATGAACTTGCCACCAGATCAACGTATGTATGCTGGGGGGACTGCAACCGTCAGAGGGTTTCGTTTTCAAGGGGTAGGCCCTCAATTCCCAGGAACGAAATATGCGGTTGGGGGAAAAGCGATGGATGCTGGAACGGTGGAGTTTCGTCAAAAAATTACACAATCTATTGGCGCACAAGCGTTTGTGGATGCTGGGCAAGTCAGTAAAACCAGTATGCCTTTCCAAGGAGATTTAAGAGTGGGTGTGGGGGCAGGCGGTAAGTATTATACACCTTTGGGACCTATTCGTTTAGATGTTGCATTACCGATGAATCGTCCACCTAGAGGCGATAAATTTGAGGTGTATATTAGTTTAGGTGAGACATTCTGATGATGCTGGAACAACAAGAAAATATTGTAACTTCCCAAAAGTGGCGCCATAAACATCTCATTTTGCGGTATTTTATGCTGGGGGTATTCAGTATTCTAGCCCTGTTTTTTTTGTTTGTTGTTGGTGTGTGGGTGTTTGTAAATACATCAACAGGTAAAAACTATATCGCTACTGAAATTCAAAAACATACCAACGATCGTATTCAGATTCTGGGAATAACGGGGTTTGTTCCTACGCATATGAATATTGCTGAAATGCAATTTAAAAATGTCGAAATTGGGACATGGCTTGATGTCAAACAAAAGCAATTGAATTGGTCGCCTTGGGCATTATTACAAGAAAAAATCAGTGCCAGCGTCGAACGTAAAAATGGAAAAGAATATATGGAAAAGAATATAATGCACCTTTGGTGCCTTTGCATTTTTCAATTCGGTTACCAGAATATCCAACCCCTGCCAGTCATGACAAATTGCGAATTTATCTTGGTTTAGGAGACAAACTTTGATGCACCCTATCGACCAACAAACAAATGAACATGTAAAACCATCCAAGAAAAAATGGCGTCAACGGCATCGTATCCTATGGGGTTTGGGATGGTTTGTCGGTGGTGTTTTGGGATTGATGATCCTTGTCATTACAGGTGCTATGGTTTTTGTGAATACCCAAAAAGGACAAAATTATTTAGCGAGCAAGATTGGGGAATTAACAAATCATACAGTGATTGTCAGTGGATTATCAGGGTCTTTTCCTAATCATTTACGTGTTGCAACCATCGAGTTACAAGACCCACAAAAAGGGGTTTGGTTATCCTTAAAACAAACCGAACTAGATTGGTCTTTATTGGCATTACTAAGTAAAGAAATTCATGTCGATCGCCTATATGCCAAAGAGATTAATGTATATGATTTGCCTTCGCCAACAGAGCCAGAGGCACCTTCTGAAAATAGTGCTAGCTCTTTACCCAATATGGCGATTGCAGCGAATATTAAGGATATTCAAGTTGATAAATTATTCGTTTCAAACAAAGTCGCACCGATTGACCTTTCTGTAGGGCTAAAAGGCAACGTTGCGATTAAAAATGTTTTGAAAGTCGTTGAGATAGAATCTGTGAGTGATTTATCAAATATTCATTTGTCTCTACATCTTTGGGAATTAAATCAGGCTACAGATCTGAAATTATTGGCAGATATTGGTAATCAAAAATTCAATAATGCGTCTTTAAAAATTAATGTCAAAAAACAATCTGACGGATTGGTTGAACGTCTATTAAAGAGGGATCAAGTCACGCCATTGGCATTACATCTTGTATTAAAAGGTTCATATAATCAATTACAAACAAACCTAGATTTATCTGCTGCTCAAGCCAAATTAAATCTGAATGGTGATGTTGATCTTATTCATTCTAAAATGAATATTGCTTTAGCTGGGCATTCCCCTGAAATGACGATAAGCCCTACAATTGGATGGGGTGGGTGGAATTTGGATGCGAAATTATACGGTGCGTTTCAATCTCCATCTGGTAAAGGGAAATTTGAGCTGACCAACTTGGCGGCTGGGGACGCCATGGTAAATAAGTTGTTGTTACAGTTCAAAGGGGAAGATTTAGCCTCTTTGGATGATCAAAGGACGCGGTTTGACCCTTGGATTCGATTAAACCTTGTTGCTGATGGGTTGCGAATTCCTGGCAGCCAACCTCAATTATTAGCAGATAGTCCATTATCTTTGGATATAATTTATCATCCTAAGGAAAAGGACCAACCTATTGATCTACAATTAGATCATCAATTGATGAAAGCAGTGGGGCGTATTTTTATAAAACCTTCTTTGCATGGAAGTTTGGATTTATTTGCTCCACAACTCAGTTCTTTGGCAAAAGCTGGTAATGTTGATCTAAAAGGTTCTGCAATTCTCAATATGGCTTTTGCACTACCAGAAGATCCTAAAAACCCTATATATATCGATGTTGATGGACCCTTAATGATTACGGGGGGTATGCCCATTGCGGTGCAAATGGTTGGATCAGAAGGGCATCTTGGGTTACATGCACAAATTATTCAAGGGCAAGATCAAAAAATTGATTTACAATCTTTGACCTTTAAAGGAAAACAGATTGGTTTAAATGTGCAAGGTTCATTGATTGGTGAGCAAGTCAAAGGCTTGTTAAATTTGGACATCAAAGAGTTGGCAGCAGCAGCGCCAATGTTAAAAGGTAAAGCAAATGCTCAGGTCACTTTGGATGGTTCTTTAAATGACTTAGCCGCACAATTACAATTAACAACCAATTTTACCACCGCTGCCAAAAGTGGATATGTGGTAAGACCCAGCCAGTTGAAGCTGACAGCGAAAGCCCAACATTTGCCCTCAAAACCAATTGCTGAGGTCGGGCTGACTGGGACTTTGGATCAAACGCCTGTGAATATACAATTACAAGCAGGTCAATCCGAACAACAAAAAGCTTATTATTTAAAACTACAACAAATGGAGTGGCGAGGCATCAAAGCTGTGGCAGATATTGTGATGTCGAAAAATAACATGTTGCCTGTTGGAACAATTAAATTTGATGTTGTGCGTTTATCTGATTTTAGCCGGTTAATTAATCAAAAGATTGATGGGAATATTCATTTAGATATTCATAGTTCACCTGAAAATAAATCAAGATTAATGGTCGATCTGAATAGCCAAATTGCAATGCCTCAGGCAAAAATTGGCAAATTATCTTTATCAGGCTCTGTGGAAAATCTAATTCAAAAACCTGTTGTTAATTTGAAATTACAAGCCAACCAGTTACAAGTCCCTCAAGTAGTTCAGGGGAACGCAAATATGACTGCGAATGGTGGAATGGATAATTTAAAATTAACCTTAAATGGTAATTTCCCTAGCTTAATGGATGCCAAAGGTAATATTAATACGGCGCTTACGCTAAATTTATTAAAGAAAAAATTAGATATTCAAAAATTTACGGCATTGGTAAAAGGCGAGAATATTCGTTTATTATCACCTGTACAAGCTGATTTCGGCGAAAAAATAGCCGTGAATCGCCTTAGAATGTCAATAGCTCCATCTGGTGCAACCCCAGCAACCATTGATATCGCAGGCGAGGTTAAGCCAAAATTGGCGTTAACAGCGTCGATTCAAAATATTACTCCAGTGTTGGCCAAACCATTCGCTCCAGATTTAAAAGCCAAAGGCGTTATTAACGCTCAAGCAAAATTACAAGGATCAATCGAAAAACCACAAGGGTCGATTCAAGTTAGTGCTCGTAATATGCAATTGATGACAGGTGCAGCGGCTTCGTTGCCCCCTGCACAATTAAATGCTCAGGCAAATTTAAATGGTAATATAGCAAGGTTGGATACAAAATTACAAGTTGGACAAAAAGTAAATGCCAGTGTGACTGGAACCGTGCCATTACAACCTAAAGGGAATTTGGTATTGCTATTAAATAGCAACGTTGATCTATCAGTAGCCAACGCAATTGTTGGTGCATCAGGTCAACAAGTTCTTGGGTTAGTGAATATGGCAATGCAGGTCAATGGGAATATTAATTCGCCTGTCATTACGGGGCATATTGATTTAACGAATGGCAACTTTCGTGATTATGCTCAAGGGGTAAGTATTCGTAACATTCAAGCTTCTATCATTGGGCAAAGAGATTCCATTATTTTACAGTCTTTTTCAGCCAAAGCGGGAAACGGAACAATGGATGCCAATGGTCAAGTAGGTGTGTTTAAACCGGGTATGCCTATTAATTTGCATTTTGGTATGAAAAATGCCAGACCATTGGTCAGTGATTTACTGACAGCGGTCTTGGATGGCGATATTAACATCAAAGGAATGGCTAAAACCCGTGTTGATGTTGATGGAGTTGTTAAGATTAAACATGCGGATATTAATATTCCCCATTCTATGGCACGTTCTGTTGTTCCGTTAAAAGTGATACGCCCAGGCGATAAGGTCGAAGTCGTGCAGCA is a window encoding:
- a CDS encoding autotransporter assembly complex protein TamA, translated to MAADPQTYRVEIRPTGNKDIDATLSDVSSLVSLKKTKPVGAFALAGRVKGDYDRLQSAMDSFGYYNAKIHIKLGAGKALANVDEDKKKDKTESDIHQVTQLTNAMDGSNPDLPSFIANIPEKTEAVIVVEIDKGDQYHLGKIELVENKPIIPQPVKSSTPSNPKPQVTTQPITLTPDQQKAFGLKSGQSAISADVVAAKGRLLTALREDGHALAKINDPVAYLRPDTKTLDIVYQVNPGPIVDLGDIDFKGLKKVNEAFVRKRLLLHDGQLYQPSKIESARQDLASLGVFSSIDATAATKLDANGKLPLVLTFKESKRRSVSFEAGYSTDLGGRLGVRWAHRNLFGNAEKLNIAALATGLGGTAQKGLGYDIYADFTKPDFGRRDQDLNARIEAVKQKLYSYNQTAFLIKGGLNRKINKRWRASVYLGAIQERIIQQHIRNDYTMINVPLNVRYDSTDLDSPMMSPTHGMKGSVSVTPTTSFGDGTIFFAILEGSASTYLDLAKIGLTDPGDSVFAFRGTVGSIQGASRMNLPPDQRMYAGGTATVRGFRFQGVGPQFPGTKYAVGGKAMDAGTVEFRQKITQSIGAQAFVDAGQVSKTSMPFQGDLRVGVGAGGKYYTPLGPIRLDVALPMNRPPRGDKFEVYISLGETF
- the miaB gene encoding tRNA (N6-isopentenyl adenosine(37)-C2)-methylthiotransferase MiaB — encoded protein: MVDTSFSQIAQSTQTIPKRYLHVITWGCQMNVYDSNRMVDLLRPLGYKVTDEAEKADVLILNTCHIRDKATEKVFSELGRLRQIKEYREEQGNPTLIAVAGCVAQAEGEIILKRAPYVDIVFGPQTYHRLPKMILDVARKSGNVIETDFPTESKFDFLPAPDKSQGYTAFLTIQEGCDKFCSFCVVPYTRGAEESRPVQAIIDEATHLCSLGVREISLLGQNVNAYHGQGPDGNIWDLVKLAEKLSTIPGLLRIRYTTSHPNDMNDSLIAAHRDLPALMPFLHLPVQSGSDRILKSMNRGHTVSEYYAIIEKLKKARPDIALSSDFIIGHPGESIDDFKATMKLVNDITFAQAYSFKYSPRPGTSAAVSMNQIAEPEKDARLQELQAVLKDQQTQFNKDTVGRKIPILFTHKGRKEGQIAGKSPYLQAVHAQGNDSLIGQECMVEIDECLTFSLSGYLVKESTSH
- a CDS encoding lysophospholipid acyltransferase family protein, whose product is MKHSPLRSPNQKKHFIQLDIHQSPITYPHFLSKFSTIYQRIRAAKKISIVLIWTILCMPFQSLFIKLPGSAKINFARFYWRNVSRILGLDLRIFGKLAEQKHQSGSQKRPIIYIVNHTSWLDIASIGGLLPGAFVAKEEIGSWPVISTLCRLGRVLFVSRQRQSTIKEQQTMEKRLEEGGNLILFPEGTSTEGSHLAPFLSSFFVLAKPISKTVAYPIPIIQPISVVYDRLGMLPVNRLRRPIYSWYGDMELTPHLWDFCKWSDMRASIIYHEPLYPEEFKNRKQLSQKTWDIIATGTAYLRQGKSEEDIKKII
- the pckA gene encoding phosphoenolpyruvate carboxykinase (ATP), producing MTNASSLPHDVIKPYVTGATLSLSYTHGYHEQVDNAIAGFLQGTGIIKAPTLYINLSRATLIEHAISNQEGTLSKDGAFVVKTGQFTGRAAGDKFVVDEDEVRDQIQWGDINHKLSPAHFTQLLSEVGGYLQGQPLYIQDLYAGRDMNCCTPIRLITTSAWHALFAKNMFVRPEDLSEEEKESVKQNNRQPYTILHAPHLFLNADRCGTHGSTAVTTSFKEKLIVICGTQYAGEIKKSIFSAMNWQLPAENILPMHCSANIGQDGDVAIFFGLSGTGKTTLSSDPERILIGDDEHGWSKTGIFNIEGGCYAKVINLNKKTEPEIWSASLRFGSVLENVILNTDASPDFDNNSLTENTRSCYPVDFIPNASTSGKGGLPLNIVMLTADAFGVLPPISKLTNAQAIFHFLMGYTARIAGTESGLGKEPKATFSPCFGAPFLPRPADVYGALLMKRLEENPDIQCWLINTGWSGGPYGIGKRFSLPHTRQLLHMALNHSLKDVPFETEKHFGLQIPTKVNGIPSELLNPALCWADPQAYHRQAEELAKMFQKHFETLSQNLQGAIRFDGDIFSSNLTVKRL
- a CDS encoding PhoH family protein, which encodes MSKQTDNRPFIVSEEPLDASSLKTTLQFSDNLVLAHLIGEHDRYLMQIEKELQVSLGCRGNYVVIEGNIQQVELGKAVLSNLYNHIYHQKDINSTVVDTIIRMTQDGLLETSTYSQASSPEQADVIPSNAPSITTRRGTISARTAGQAEYLKLLLKHEMVFGIGPAGTGKTFLAVAQAVSMLLSGQVDRIILSRPAVEAGERLGFLPGDMKEKIDPYLRPLYDALHAMMPGDQVIKRLTNGEIEVAPLAFMRGRTLEHAYVILDEAQNTTTAQMKMFLTRLGPGSRMVITGDLSQIDLPSNIKSGLKDAVETLEGIQGIEIMRFQAQDVVRHPLVGRIVKAYDKRYAQQHPDFQKT
- the ybeY gene encoding rRNA maturation RNase YbeY, with product MQPIYQIRHSLNENLIIQEQQWRRFMPKLLPLIYRIHQILPITEDTNLCFSNDLSIKKLNDQFRGKNKPTNVLTFELPGGGMIGGDIIFALQTIQKEAQHNKRPFMHHLAHLMIHGLLHLQGYDHIYVNEAKEMEMREAVLLQKLNIPNPWKLYPSRSI